CCGTACCCTCCCCCCGCCCGGGCCGAGAGTTGACAGACCAATCGCCCGGGTGGCGAAGGGAAGGCGGGAGAATGCGAACCCTGCGGTAGGGCGGTAGGGGCGGGCCCCTGGGCCTCTCAGGAGGGAGCCCTGCGCAGGCGCAGAGGCGGCCGCAGCCGGAGGGGCGGGGGCAGCCCAGCGAGAGAGACTCTCCGGCAGGCGCGGGAGGGTGATTGGGAGAAAAGCGGACAGCGAGAGGCTTGTCATGGGGATCCGAGTTACGGGGCGGCATTGGTAGCATCTGGGGCCTCCCGGGGGGACCGGAAGTGTCAACGCCCGGGACCCCGGCGCCAGCTCCGCTAGGggaggtcgggggtgggggggtccctgCTGCTCtagtcctggggagggagggggggaagGAGGGAGCCGCGATCTCGCCCCGCCCCTGGGCTTGTTACGGCGGGGGCGGGGAGTGAGGGCTTctttgggggggggagggagcGGAGATCGGGGGACTCGGCAGTGCCCTCCGGAGTGGCGGCCGGTGTCCCCGCGGCGCCGGGCTGCCGAGCCGAGGAGCCGCGGCGGCCGTGGCTGTTGCATGTGTGGCTGCTGGatgcggaggcggcggcggcggtggcggcggcggcggcagcagcggcaGGATGttagggcagcagcagcagcagcaactctaCTCGTCGGCCGCGCTCCTGACCGGCGAGCGGAGCCGGCTTCTCACCTGCTACGTGCAGGACTACCTCGAGTGTGTGGAGTCGCTGCCCCACGACATGCAGAGGAACGTGTCCGTGCTGCGGGAGCTGGACAACAAATATCAAGGTAGGGGCCGCGGGTCCTCCCCCCGACTCGGGGCCGCCGGGCACGGTCGCTGGGAGCCTGCCCCGGGGAAAGTGCCACTTTTCCAGCTCCCCGAGTGCACAGTGTGTGGGGGGGCCTGGCGTGTGGGACCCGGGGCAGCGGGCCCCCGTAGGTGGGGTTCGCGGCCCTCCCCCCGCTGCGGACTTCTTGGTGGCGGCGGGGGGGGGTGGTCTCGACAGTGGAAGGGAGCGGTGGCCGCTCGTCAGCCCCCGCTGCAGACCCAGCGGCTGCAGCCTCTGTGGAGACGAAATCAGCCATTTTTAAGCAGCAAGCTCATTTGTTCCGGGTGTTCGCCCGCCGGGTGCCGCAGACCCCTCGGCGCCCCGGCCCGGGGAGCGTGCAGccgggtgggtggggggggtgccGTGGGGAGTGAGCGGCCGGACTCCCGCGGGCCCACAGGGCCGGGCTTCCTTCAGCCCAGTCCGTCTCGGGCCCCCACCCCCTGAGCGCAGATGCACTGGAACgtgctgggggggagggggcgagggCGGACTGCGAAGGCGGCCTCCGGGGAGGTCCCTCCCCCGGCGCTCCGGAGCTCCAGGCTCGGGAATCGAGTCTTCCCCCGTCTCTCGCCCCAGGGAAAGTTCCGGGCCGCAGCCTTTCCCGGCTGCTACAGCCGAATGGTTGAAAGGCTAGGGGGCTCCCCGCGGGGGAGCcgaggggtgtgtgtatgtgtgtatgtgtgtgtgtctgtgtgtggggcgAGGaggacccccaccccctcctgggGGCGGGGCTTTCAGGGGTGACGTAGGGTGTAGGCGGAGTGCGGGCACGCGCGCTCCCGCCCGTCCGGAAAATGGCTGGTCGCGGGAAGGCTCGGGCGGGCGACGCCGGCTGGTCGGGAGGCGGCCGTGCAGGACGTTAGCTCGCCCTCGGCGGAGTCAGCGTTGGGATTTGGGACACGTTTGTCTATGGATTTTCGACTTTTCCCCCCCAACCACTCAAATCACAACAGAGACACAGTCAGCCTCGGGGACCGTCGCCGATCCCGGCACCGCGTAGGTTCCGGACCTTGCGTCACTTCCGGGTCCCCGAAGGGTGTGAGTTGGTTGACTGGGCAACCGCCTGGCGTCCCTCAACCCCCGGGTCCCTCCTCCGCCGAGTTTAAATGCTGTGGCAAAAGCCGCCCTTTGTGGTCAGACCCAGACAGCTAGGACAGGGAATCGACCTTTCTTACAGAGtgtgttatttgttatttatcaTTGGTGACCCTTTCGCCTGCAACTGCAAGGGGAGGAGTTAACTTAAATGGGGAGCCGTTTGCGGTTAATAATCCCGAATCGAGAAACAGACCTTGGACCTGATGTGGAATCAGTCCTCTgaactttaaaaagataacttCTTGGACCCATTCTCAGTTTTTCGACCCGTCGCTAATCCTACAATTTAGTGTCTTAACGCATTTCTGGGGCGGTATTTTGGGACCTGCAGCCTGATAGAATATTTAGTTGTCTCTGTGTCTTGTTTTTTAACCTATAGTTTATTTCTGCCTTTTGAATCCATATTGACAGGACTGGTCtctgttggggtggggggagtgactAATACAGATTACTTACTGGTTGTCAGTTGCTGCACTGAGTTCAGAACATTAtcctatttaatcttcacagctcAATGAAGTAAAAACTCATTTTGCagacaaatttaaatttacaaggagtttaagtaacttgtccaattAAGTGGGGAATGTTTGACTCCATAGCCTGGCTTCTTCAGGTGCACATGGtcgtttttaaagtatttaaatcttttttttttttttttaatgctctccAAAGGTGTTTTTTTAGACATGGAGCACATACCTGAATTGTAACCTAAAAATATTACATGTGTGCTTAAGAGTTGTATGTTGaatctttttagtttttcaaatgatAACTCTTAAGTTTGTAAAACTTGCAcgtttttacatttctttaaagacCTGTTTGAGATCACAGAAGTTAAGatgctttcttttaatttgaatTGGCGAGGAATAATTTGTTAACAGGAAATATGCAGTTTTGACCATCTAGAATTGACAGAAGTGGATTTGACAACGTGAGAAACATTATTGGGCCTTGAAAGACTGAGAGATTATAAAAAGTAGCTCCCTTAAGACTATAGTTCAGTTTCAAAAGTAATACAAAAACAGTGATCTAGTTTTTACTCTATGCGCATGCTTACTAAGCTCAATTCTCAGTTTTCTATTAGCTTTGTATACTTGTGTGGTTTTGGTTTTtcatgtctttaatttctttgctaGTTCTTAagtattttctgctttttgattTAATATTTACAGTAATAGTGATATAAACTATTTAGACAGTCAAATTTCTTTCCTAcctatttcatacattttcagaAATTACTGAAGAACCCTAAAAGTAGacttaagaatttttaaagacagaggaatgaagaaaacaattGCATAATTGAATGAAGTGTTattatgtatgtgttagtcgctcagtcatgtctgaccctttgagatgtcaaggactgtagcctgtcagtttcctctgtcagtgggattctccaggcaagaatactggaatgggttgccatttccttctccaggggatcttcctgacccagggatcgaacccgggtctcctgcattgcaggcagaatctttaccatctgagctgtcagggaagcccagtttattaTGGGGTGTTGTTATTAGAGAACCTTAATTtttgttccagtattcttgttcaTAATTTCCTTCATAATCAAAGTTTGTTTACACCTTAGCTAAAATTTCGTGTTTAATACACAGTGCCTTCCATGTAGGTGTGTAGAATGTGCTTAAAGGGCAGAGCCAAATTGACAGGTCTGGCACAGTTTAAAGACTAGGGTGGTTACCTGTTGAGCTTCAATGTCTTCACATGCAGACGTGGTGGCTTCCTCACGGGATTGTGATTCATGAGAAAGTTGCATGGAAGGGACTCAGTAAGTGTTAGTGGCCTTTCTTCTGTCACTGTGTAATTAAGGTGTCTTGAAAACGTGAATATTTACCTCATATATAGTATCTGTGTTGCTATAATTAGCTTCTAATTCCTGATTATTGGATAAGgcttgcctttattttttaaacttcaattttTGTGTGTCTGAGGGGAAAATATATAGCTTATTTTTCCTGGAAGAAAGTTGAGTTCTAAAGAAATCCATGTATATATTTAGCTGGGAAAATGGGCAAGATGtgaacattgttttaaaatatgctctGTAGGTGTGAGTACCCTCAGACGTGTGGGGGCACATTGTCGGGTAAATAGTTGTCCTTTGTGTGAGTACCTACAGTTTCCAAGGAGGTTCTATTTCATAAGTTGTGTTGAATACATGCTCTGTGTTACCTTACTTGCAGACACCCCCAATGTATGTTACTTATCTAACGTTTTTGTTCTTGTCGTTAGAGTAATGATATTAGAAGATTAAACAGTGATATGGTATGTGGTGTGATAAATtccaagttaatttttgtttctgcatCTTTTCTAAGAACTCTTTCAGATAGCATTGTGTCTCATAAGGACAAGAAAGAGGACAGATTTGAATAAGACATTTATGTAAATTTTGGTGACATCTGGAactatattttcagatttttgtaTGTCTTCTAATGACTCAGCCATTTTTAGTTGATTTAAGTGTGTCCCACATTCTCTACAGTACCTAAATCAGCAGATAAAAAACTGAGGACCAAATGCTGACTTATCTACAAAAGCACAGTGACCCAATGCTGACTTAACTATAATTTTGTTAGTAGCTTAGTCAGTTGATGCCAGAACCTGAACCTAAACCTGTTCTGGAAATAGTTTGATTTTCAGAGTCTGCCATGTGATGATATAAAAGAGCCATTCAAGCTAATATCATGGAAAGCTAAGAGTTACTTGTGTTTGCTTTGCTTAATGTCCAGGGGATGATATGAAAGTCAAGGTAGAGAGTGTCTCTGGGGCCATGTAGCAAGTCATGTATTGAACCGTAAATCCTGTAAACATAGTTGGACAGTAATCTAACCTAGTCCCGGTGAAagacttttgatttttaattagCCACAGATCTTTTGTGCTTTCTAACGTAGATTAATGAGTATTAGAGAGGTCTCATTCTTTTATTAGCTTACTTCTAAATGTACTTTCATGTTGGATAATGTGTGgtcttggaaaataaaatgtttttaatgtaatTCATACTATACAGGAAAGTGGTTTTATGGtcgagttctttttttttttttagttctttcttaCTGTACCAGTTCTGGGAAAAAATAACTAACTTGAAAAATGTCATATGTGCCaccatgcattttcttttttttttctgatttttattctttcctttttttagaaACATTAAAGGAAATTGATGATGtctatgaaaaatacaagaaagaagATGATTCAAACCAGAAAAAACGCCTCCAGCAGCATCTCCAGAGGGCATTAATCAATAGTCAAGAACTGGGAGATGAAAAAATTCAGATTGTCACACAGATGCTCGAATTGGTGGAAAACCGGGCAAGGCAAATGGAGCTACACTCCCAGTGTTTTCAAGATCCTGCCGAAAGTGAGCGAGCTGCGGATAAAGCGAAGATGGATTCCAGCCAACCTGAACGATCTTCGAGAAGGCCCCGCCGGCAGCGGACCAGTGAAAGCCGAGACCTGTGTCACATGACGAACGGGATTGAGGACTGTGACGATCAGccccccaaagaaaagaaatccaagtccgccaagaaaaagaaacgctcCAAGGCCAAGCAGGAAAGAGAAGCTTCCCCCGTCGAGTTTGCAATAGATCCCAACGAACCTACATACTGTTTATGTAACCAAGTGTCTTACGGGGAAATGATCGGATGTGACAATGAACAGTGTCCAATCGAATGGTTTCACTTCTCGTGTGTTTCACTTACCTACAAACCAAAGGGGAAATGGTATTGCCCAAAGTGCAGGGGAGATAATGAGAAAACGATGGACAAAAGtactgaaaagacaaaaaaggaaagaagatcgAGGTAGTTAAAGGCCATCCACATTTTAAAGGGTTGTCTTTTATATAATTCTTTCAgaatttaatttcagaaaatgttttaggGTAAATGCATAAGACTATGCAATAATTTTTAATCATTAGTATTAATGGTGTATTAAAAGTTGTTGTACTTTGTCTGTGACCTTAATTTTCTGCACTGAattaccaaatatttttaaaccaggTAGTCTTCAGATCGCCTGATGAAAGGAGCAGGGACTAGAAAAGGGTGGCTTGAACATGATAAAAACTTCACACACCATGCCTATTTCATCTTCACTGAAACTGCAATGCTAATTTGGGGGGAAACACCAAAGTTTTGCTAGCATTTTAGTTCTGTGTGCTTAAAAAAGTTTAGATACAGTTGAGAGTTGTCTGTAAGCCTTCAGATTATCttggataatttaaaatatgaacacTATACCATTCAGAACTTCTTTCTCCCTAGCCGCATTTACACATACACTTGTTGATCTCTAGTCTTCCAAGAATTTAAGGAACTAGAGGTAAGAATTTGGGATTCCATGTGGAATACTGTGCTCTTATCAGAGTATTTGCTGCTGTATTTTCCATAGTAGCGCTTTGATACACTGTCAGTAGCCCATTTATAAATACCTGCTGCTGCTTCACAGCTGCATTCAGTCTAGTCCTTCATAAgggagttgttttgttttaattgaggCAGGTAGGAGCAATTAGAATACCAAAAATGCTGCCATGGGCTTATATTGGCAAAATTTGGGTTATGCAGTATCATGGTTCAAGGCGCTTgagcaattttaaaaaagcatctttGTTAACAATATTTTTCATGTTGACCCATGGCTGGGATGCCTGGTCACAGGCCTATCAGTGGGAAAAAGGTATATACTAGTCTTTAAATATTGCCTTTATGTCAAATAGTAGTTTAAGTGGTTTTGCTAGTGGCTGTAGTTCGTTTCTGTCCCAATcagaaattatatattattttaagtaataGTGTATTTACTTTCCTAACTTTCTGGTATTGGTGCTGTTTGGTGTCTTCATGTTTAATGAACTAATTTCATTATAACAATGCAATTAATAATGTATTTGTAAATTGAATTTTCCAAGATTCTAATATTTTAAGGGTAAGCATCTTGATGGATACATATCCATATATTTGGAGAATTTTTGGTTTttcaggggtgggggcagtggatTGACTAGTCCTTAAATCTATATGTAACATACTTTTTATTCCTCATTTCTTCCTAATCTGATGATCTGGATTCTTTTTGATTAACATGTGAAAAATCCTGTTTGCttgtttggaaaaaagaaaaaaaaaagttttttctcttCTAGTTCTCCTGTGTGACTTTTAGGCATAACATTTCAGCTCATCTGGGTGTCAGGCTGCTCACCTGTAGTATGCAGTTGACTTAAGTATCTCTATGGTTCGTTTGAAACCTATAGAGTATTTTCTATTgtagtaatgggcttccctggtggctcagaaggtaaagaatccgcctgcaatataggagactcaggtttggtcgctgggttgggaagatcccctggaggaggaaatggcaacccactactgtattcttgcctgggaaatcccattcacagaggagcctggtgggccacagtctatggggtcacaaagagtcagacacgattgagcaactaactcaGGGATTTAAATAATCGAAGGACTTGCTTTTCACTAGTTTTGTCCTTCATTCTGAGGTTTGAGGACAGTTCAAAGGTGAGCTTAGAGGCGGGTAAACACACAATATTTGATTAGCTTCTGTCCTAAGGATATTTTGATTGATGACTACAGTTGATTATGTTGAGCAAGCAATATTGAATTGTGGAGAAATCCCTTTCTCTCGTGAGATACAGCATTTGGTCTTAGTGATTATGTCCTTGTGACTAGGGTAGAGCTGCCTACCCGACACCGTTGAACATAGCAGTATATGCAAAGCCCCCCAAAACCCGCAGGTGTGACTCTATGAGGTCAGCACTTCTGTGCATCAGTTTGCCTCAGCATGTGGGGGAAAAGAAGAACCTACAAATAGAAGCCCCCAAATTTGGATTAAGCTTGACAGGAAAAGCAACGGAAAGTCCTGAAAGATGTGTTCTCTTTCAGACCAAATGTTTGAAAcccttatttttatgaatttcttttttattttctgtaccaCACAGGAAATAGAAGCTTTAAGTTGGTATAACATTATGACTGGCATTACTTTTAAGTATCAGATTTCATATACCGTGCTTACCAACTCATGCTATGTACCAATGGTTCCCCAACTTGTCTCACATTGGAGTTAACCTCAGGAGCTTCACAAAATACTGATACTTAGGTCCCACCCTCAGCAGTTGTGATTTAATTCATTTGTTATTAAATGTagttttaatagaatttttaagaCCCTAATGTACAGAAAAGTAGAGCCTCTGCCATGCTATGAAACTTGGAGCCGATTGAAAACCACTAGTGGATTCTCTGCATCTAGGTTTGTGCGCCTGAAGCACAGGTAAGTGTGGATACGTACCTGGGAGTTTTGTCCCTGGACCCATAAAATTACTCCAACAATACTTGAAGAATCAGTACTTGAGTGCTTCTTGTTTTCTCAGTAGTGATTGTTAGAAGAAACAGTTCCTGTTCATGGAGCAGACATTCTAGGGGCAGAGTGAtatcatagatatatatatgagAGGGATTATAGATAGTTCCAGGTACTGGGgttaaagtgggcttccctggctcagagGAAACCACCTGCTGATTGAGGaggcgtgagtttgatccctgggtccgaggatcccctggagaagaaaatggcaacccgctccagtattcttgcctgggagatcccatggacagaagaacctggcaggctgcagtctgcggggtcgcaaagaactggacaggacttagtgactgagtgtCCACACACTGGTGTTCGATCCCAAAAGGAAAGGACAGTGAGGAGATGGAAGGTGAGTAGAAAGGGAGGTGAGTCTTCTAGTTACGTAGTTAAAGACGGTCTCTAAGGAAGTGATCGTTGGACTGAGACCAGAAATAGGGAAGTGAGGCAGGCAAAGAATTTGAGAGGAGGGAGAAGTGGAACGGGCATGTCAGTCTGACTGGAGCACTTGCTGCGATGGGGGAGGGTCTTCCTGGCAGCCATGGTAGAGAATTTGTGCAGATTTATCACAGGGAGCCTTGGTGAAGATAGGGAGATAACAGGAGACTGAGAAGTCTTTCTTCCAAAAATTACTGGCTTGGACTAGGGTGGGAacagtggaggtggtggtgggtggtAGGACTCTGAGTTTAAAGGTACAGGTGTTCAGAGGACTTTGGCCCAGAAGCTGGAAAGCAAGGGGATGACAAGTATGACTCGAGTTTTGGGCTTGAGAGATCTAGATTTCTGTTCTGCACTTATGTTCGAGGTACCTGTTAGAATTGTAGTGGGATTCCATCATGGAGTTGGGGGGCTGATGTTAGGGGAAGAGACAGGAGATTAAACATTAGGGAGTTTGCCTAGGAAGGGGTTTTAAAGTCACGTGACTGAAATCACTCATGTAAATACATCAGCTCAAATTTTAACAAGCATGTGAGTCATCTAATTttctgaaaatgcagattctgacagTAGGCCTGGCGTGGGGCCCGAGATCCTACATTTCTAGGTACCTAGGTGACACCACTAGTTCAGGAACCCACATTTTGAGTAGCGACCATGTACCTCCAGAAGACGGAGGCGTGGGCCTGCCTGGCGGTACCCCAGCATTTGAAAGGGGCCAGCCAAAGAAGACTCTGAGAGAAATCGGAAACATATGACACCAGAAACAAAAGTGAAGAAAGTGTTTCAGGAAGGGAATGATCTTTCAAGTGTTTGTCAAGTTAGGTGAGGACTGAGAACTCACGGTTAGATGGGAGAGATTGTTAAGTTTCACAGGCTGCAGGGTTTGGGGTGAAGGCTTGGCTGGGATGAGTTGGGCCAGCTCCATTattggggcgggggggcgggcaaGCTCCAGGGCAGGCGGAACTTCctagcccagagattgaactcacacccccggcactggaagcacggagtcctaaccactggacttcaccagggaagtccagagcaGAAGACTGCGGCAGAGCCAGCAACTCCAGGCAGCTCCAGTTCTCACATCAAAGGAATAGAATAGTGGGGTGAGGGGCCGGGCAGCTCAGGGGGGGGTTCTAACTGAAGGAGACAGCCGCGTGATTACCTGCTGATTGGAATACTGCGTTAGAAGGGGACAGATGAGGCCTCTGGAGAGCAGCGGGTTACTGCAGGCGTGGAGTCCGAgagggcaggcaggaaggagcGAGAACTAAGACTGGGAGGGCTTAGCCTCAGGCCCAGGGGAAGTGCCAGCTCAGGTGTCAGAAGGGAGGGCGGTATTTCTGCTCATTAATGCAAGTATCTATTTTGAATAGATACCAAGCCTccgttgtggtggtggtggtgtagtcaccAAGTCACATCTgagtctctgcgaccccatggactgtagcctgcctggctcctctgtcctcaggattctccagacaagaatactggagtgggtagccattcccttctccaagggatcttccccacctaggcatcggacccgggtctcctgcatcacaggcagattctttaccgactgcaTACCTGTAGAACCTGTACTGTATTTACAAGGCCCTATATTCAGTACTGAGGCTAAAGCAGTGACTGGAATGATAAGTCTGTAAAGCTAGCGGTGCTTAAGTTCTGGAGTGAATGGGCGTCAGGGCAGAGAGCTTGCTAGATTCAGTCCTGGGAAAATGGGATTGTTCTCACAGCTTCCGTGTTGCCCCTGAAGAGCTGAGATGGGAAAGGTGTTGGAAGTCTGCAGGCATTGCTGGGAGGTGTGCATCGGCTCTCACTTGGGAGACGGGGC
Above is a genomic segment from Cervus canadensis isolate Bull #8, Minnesota chromosome 31, ASM1932006v1, whole genome shotgun sequence containing:
- the ING2 gene encoding inhibitor of growth protein 2, yielding MLGQQQQQQLYSSAALLTGERSRLLTCYVQDYLECVESLPHDMQRNVSVLRELDNKYQETLKEIDDVYEKYKKEDDSNQKKRLQQHLQRALINSQELGDEKIQIVTQMLELVENRARQMELHSQCFQDPAESERAADKAKMDSSQPERSSRRPRRQRTSESRDLCHMTNGIEDCDDQPPKEKKSKSAKKKKRSKAKQEREASPVEFAIDPNEPTYCLCNQVSYGEMIGCDNEQCPIEWFHFSCVSLTYKPKGKWYCPKCRGDNEKTMDKSTEKTKKERRSR